The proteins below are encoded in one region of Drosophila santomea strain STO CAGO 1482 chromosome 2R, Prin_Dsan_1.1, whole genome shotgun sequence:
- the LOC120446082 gene encoding ADP-ribosylation factor 6, which translates to MGKLLSKIFGNKEMRILMLGLDAAGKTTILYKLKLGQSVTTIPTVGFNVETVTYKNVKFNVWDVGGQDKIRPLWRHYYTGTQGLIFVVDCADRDRIDEARTELHRIINDREMRDAIILIFANKQDLPDAMKPHEIQEKLGLTRIRDRNWYVQPSCATSGDGLSEGLIWLTSNHKL; encoded by the exons ATGGGAAAGTTACTATCAAAAATTTTCGGCAACAAGGAAATGCGAATTCTCATGCTCGGACTGGACGCGGCTGGAAAAACAA CGATTCTGTACAAACTGAAACTCGGCCAATCTGTTACAACGATACCCACTGTGGGCTTTAATGTGGAAACCGTCACTTATAAGAATGTCAAGTTTAATGTGTGGGACGTCGGTGGGCAGGATAAGATTCGACCGCTATGGCGACACTATTACACGGGTACACAGGGTCTGATCTTCGTCGTGGACTGTGCGGATCGGGATCGGATAGACGAGGCGCGCACGGAGCTGCATAGGATAATTAACGATAGGGAGATGCGCGACGCCATCATACTGATATTTGCTAACAAGCAGGATCTGCCTGATG CAATGAAACCCCATGAAATCCAGGAAAAACTAGGTTTAACTAGAATAAGAGATCGCAATTGGTATGTACAACCATCATGTGCCACATCCGGCGATGGCCTGTCCGAGGGCCTCATTTGGCTAACGTCGAACCATAAGTTATGA
- the LOC120447006 gene encoding uncharacterized protein LOC120447006 has product MAGICPREAVRVKVKKCEPTARPEWRKFSVDPQITTLEVLYSLLAKAFDVKSDFSIKYKAFDPAGNEIYLAVRSDWDLDAAFLRIHNISIQTASEPCLTLQIDVKPFTVVRECETEASPGRSTSGAPTPATPAPFVPARELMSPLQSLGVSQKYVQHMQTKLGSSILNQMEKTFSIVQKAFNLSEEHMANLPPRPPMCDSEFRLFLDALGQIQRKDELHRVIFLGGIDPSLRRVVWKHLLNVYPGGAIGLALDGHQRMEFMRRKSEQYCRLRDTWKAAVKRGSVAGELAYVTSMVKKDVLRTDRLHPFYAGSDDNQNIAALFNILTTYALNHPSVSYCQGMSDIASPLLVTMNDEAQAYICFCAIMARMRGNFMLDGIAMTQKFAHLTEALSFYDPEFWEYLKSQQADDLLFCYRWLLLELKREFPFEDALRMLEVQWSSLRYRCDGEKELPLFEKEFVPISEASVPNSASTFSSSYSATPTSPSYLLTKPRESPYTKVCALRRQSSSASLSSLSSSVGTSHALDNTKRLNHSLDDNMSRLATAAARRHRRTSAKVHQSLDESKMLALIEGALDNKNVQSEQDFSAGEETEDDDVFDRKESPSFLETNPFKDDAQRAPESETTPPVSPGRAFLCSSSSSNLDEFPSDRKAKLQHKNILTVSNIIAKQLATNASQVSESMKRVSTTSGGHFKDLKEKLAASSRIGISFDGEGEDDGDRKIPPKLVKNFNEFLNFATINKNRISDRFATQPQQTAGPTSVTKPLVQLTKSGMGSSLDESDSSSLPETSWSASTAATAIQQAQELSSYNLQLDLETNHPCDPDDSITPDQDQDPDQEYYPMTTAITRELRLEAENLDRQVFGLPFTESEKRDDIEYEKLDKDALDLVEDLKENEIITCPDVSELHMRRRQRLAAKSNSVQQNESHTFNPFIDESQLLDGHSPLGMRNSNSLPEVILPISTEPSLVEVSPLVEIATNADDESAYTRSPQRSNHLNGVSGVNTTAAALPPPTEFGGGNAFLMFLCLTLLLQHRNTIMKAGMDYNEIAMHFDKMVRKHDVTRVLNQARRMFVDYLKAQSSPQRQRSPSGPVSTGSTGASLTSSMPA; this is encoded by the exons ATGGCTGGCATTTGTCCCCGGGAGGCTGTTCGGGTGAAAGTGAAG AAATGCGAACCCACTGCACGACCGGAGTGGCGGAAGTTTTCAGTGGACCCGCAGATCACCACGCTGGAGGTTCTGTACTCCCTGCTGGCCAAGGCCTTCGACGTGAAGTCGGACTTCTCCATTAAGTACAAGGCCTTTGATCCGGCGGGCAACGAGATCTATTTGGCCGTGCGCTCCGACTGGGACCTGGATGCCGCCTTTCTGCGGATTCACAACATTTCCATTCAGACGGCCTCAGAACCTTGCCTCACCCTGCAGATCGATGTGAAGCCGTTTACGGTGGTCAGGGAGTGTGAGACAGAGGCCTCCCCGGGTAGATCCACCTCGGGAGCGCCAACTCCCGCAACACCTGCACCTTTTGTACCCGCCCGCGAGTTAATGTCACCACTGCAGTCCTTAGGAGTCTCCCAGAAATATGTGCAACACATGCAGACCAAACTGGGCAGCTCCATTCTGAATCAGATGGAGAAAACCTTCTCCATAGTGCAGAAAGCGTTTAACTTGTCCGAGGAGCATATGGCCAACCTACCGCCACGTCCGCCCATGTGCGACAGCGAGTTCCGACTTTTTCTGGACGCACTGGGTCAGATTCAACGCAAGGACGAGTTGCATAGGGTCATCTTCCTAGGAGGCATTGACCCGAGTTTGCGGCGCGTTGTGTGGAAACATTTGCTTAACGTTTATCCTGGTGGCGCTATCGGACTGGCCCTTGATGGACACCAGCGCATGGAGTTCATGCGCCGCAAGTCCGAGCAGTACTGTCGTCTGAGAGACACATGGAAAGCCGCCGTGAAGCGAGGCAGTGTGGCTGGCGAACTGGCTTACGTAACCAGCATGGTGAAGAAGGATGTTCTGCGCACGGACCGACTGCATCCATTTTATGCAGGCAGCGACGACAATCAGAACATCGCTGCGCTTTTCAATATCCTCACCACATATGCACTGAACCATCCGTCGGTCTCGTATTGTCAAGGCATGTCGGACATTGCTTCCCCGCTACTGGTTACCATGAACGACGAGGCACAGGCCTACATATGCTTTTGTGCCATAATGGCAAGAATGCGTGGAAACTTCATGCTGGATGGAATTGCAATGACTCAGAAATTTGCTCACCTAACGGAGGCGCTAAGTTTTTACGATCCGGAGTTCTGGGAGTACCTCAAATCGCAGCAGGCGGACGACCTGCTTTTCTGTTACCGTTGGCTGCTCCTGGAGTTAAAGCGGGAATTTCCCTTTGAGGATGCCCTTCGCATGCTGGAGGTGCAGTGGAGCTCACTTCGCTATCGATGTGATGGGGAGAAGGAGCTGCCGCTCTTTGAAAAG GAATTTGTACCCATTTCTGAAGCCTCAGTGCCCAATAGCGCCAGCACCTTTTCCAGCTCTTACAGCGCTACACCGACCAGTCCTTCCTATCTGCTGACCAAACCGCGCGAGAGCCCCTACACAAAGGTTTGCGCTTTGCGCCGTCAGAGCTCTTCAGCCTCTTTGAGCTCACTGAGTTCTTCCGTGGGAACCAGTCATGCATTGGACAATACAAAACGGCTGAATCACAGCCTGGACGACAATATGTCACGTCTTGCGACAGCCGCAGCACGCCGGCACAGACGCACTTCGGCCAAGGTTCATCAAAGTTTGGACGAGTCAAAAATGCTGGCGCTGATCGAGGGCGCCTTGGATAATAAGAATGTCCAGTCGGAGCAGGACTTTTCCGCCGGCGAGGAAACCGAAGATGATGATGTATTTGATAGGAAGGAGTCGCCAAGCTTTCTGGAGACAAATCCGTTTAAGGATGATGCTCAGAGAGCACCAGAAAGTGAAACCACACCTCCTGTTTCACCAGGACGAGCCTTTCTGTGTAGTTCGTCTTCCTCGAATCTGGACGAGTTCCCCAGTGACAGGAAGGCTAAGCTGCagcacaaaaacattttgaccGTGAGCAATATCATCGCCAAACAACTTGCTACTAATGCTAGTCAAGTGAGTGAAAGTATGAAGCGAGTAAGCACCACTAGCGGTGGTCATTTTAAGGATCTCAAGGAAAAGCTGGCGGCAAGCAGTCGTATCGGTATCTCTTTTGATGGTGAAGGGGAAGATGATGGAGATCGGAAGATACCGCCAAAGCTTGTAAAAAACTTCAATGAATTCCTAAATTTTGCAACTATTAATAAGAATCGTATATCCGATCGATTTGCCACTCAACCGCAACAGACAGCAGGTCCAACTTCGGTTACTAAGCCCTTGGTACAGCTAACTAAGAGTGGGATGGGCAGTTCCCTGGACGAATCTGATTCATCCTCTCTTCCGGAAACCAGTTGGAGTGCATCCACGGCGGCCACTGCCATTCAGCAGGCACAGGAACTGAGCAGCTACAATCTACAGCTAGATTTGGAGACCAATCACCCATGCGACCCAGACGATTCAATTACACCGGATCAAGATCAGGACCCCGACCAAGAGTACTATCCCATGACGACGGCCATAACGCGTGAGCTGCGCCTAGAGGCCGAGAATCTAGATCGACAAGTTTTTGGGCTGCCTTTTACGGAGAGCGAGAAACGGGATGACATCGAGTACGAGAAACTCGACAAGGACGCCTTGGACTTAGTGGAGGATCTCAAGGAGAACGAGATCATTACCTGTCCCGATGTCAGTGAGCTACATATGCGACGTCGACAGCGACTGGCGGCTAAGAGTAACAGCGTTCAGCAAAACGAGTCGCATACCTTTAATCCATTCATCGACGAAAGCCAACTTTTAGATGGACACAGTCCATTGGGAAtgcgcaacagcaacagtttGCCGGAGGTCATTCTGCCTATTTCCACTGAGCCTAGTCTAGTGGAGGTATCGCCTTTGGTGGAGATCGCTACGAATGCAGATGACGAGAGCGCCTATACGCGATCCCCCCAGCGTTCAAACCATCTCAATGGAGTCAGTGGAGTGAACACCACTGCGGCTGCATTACCTCCGCCTACAGAATTCGGTGGTGGTAATGCATTCCTCATGTTTCTCTGTCTCACACTTCTACTACAGCACCGAAACACGATCATGAAGGCAGGCATGGACTACAACGAGATAGCCATGCACTTTGATAAAATGGTAAGGAAACACGACGTCACTCGAGTTCTCAATCAGGCTAGACGAATGTTCGTGGACTACCTCAAGGCACAAAGCAGCCCACAGCGCCAGAGATCGCCCAGCGGCCCTGTTTCCACTGGTTCCACGGGTGCGAGCCTGACTTCATCAATGCCGGCTTAA